One genomic region from Carcharodon carcharias isolate sCarCar2 chromosome 12, sCarCar2.pri, whole genome shotgun sequence encodes:
- the LOC121284617 gene encoding tubulin alpha chain-like, with protein MRECISIHVGQAGVQMGNACWELYCLEHGIQPDGQMPGDKPSGVADDSYTTFFSHTGSGKHVPRAVFVDLEPTVIDEIRTGIYRQLYHPEQLITGKEDAANNYARGHYTIGKELIDSVLDRIRKLADQCTGLQGFLVFHSFGGGTGSGFTSLLMERLSVDFGKKSKLEFSIYPAPQVSTAVVEPYNSILTTHTTLEHSDCAFMVDNEAIYDICRRNLDIERPTYTNLNRLISQIVSSITASLRFDGALNVDLTEFQTNLVPYPRIHFPLATYAPVISAEKAYHEQLSVAEITNACFEPANQMVKCDPRHGKYMACCLLYRGDVVPKDVNVAIGAIKTKRSIQFVDWCPTGFKVGINYQPPTAVPGGDLAKVKRAVCMLSNTTAIAEAWARLDHKFDLMYAKRAFVHWYVGEGMEEGEFSEAREDMAALEKDYEEVGIDSFEGEEEGEEEY; from the exons CGTGAATGTATCTCCATCCATGTCGGCCAGGCTGGTGTCCAGATGGGCAATGCCTGCTGGGAGCTGTACTGTTTAGAACACGGTATCCAGCCTGATGGGCAGATGCCGGGCGACAAGCCCAGTGGAGTAGCGGACGACTCCTATACTACGTTCTTCAGCCATACGGGATCTGGCAAGCATGTACCCCGGGCTGTGTTTGTGGATTTGGAGCCCACTGTGATCG ATGAGATCCGTACAGGTATCTATCGCCAACTGTACCACCCCGAGCAGCTCATCACCGGGAAGGAAGATGCTGCCAACAACTATGCCCGTGGGCACTACACCATCGGCAAGGAACTGATTGACTCAGTCTTGGACAGAATCCGTAAGCTG GCTGACCAATGCACAGGACTCCAGGGTTTCCTCGTGTTCCACAGCTTTGGTGGAGGCACTGGCTCCGGTTTCACATCCCTCCTGATGGAACGTCTCTCTGTTGACTTTGGTAAGAAGTCCAAGCTGGAGTTTTCCATCTACCCAGCTCCTCAGGTCTCCACAGCTGTAGTTGAACCCTACAACTCCATCCTGACTACCCACACCACACTCGAACACTCGGACTGCGCCTTCATGGTAGACAATGAAGCCATCTATGATATCTGTCGCAGAAACCTGGACATCGAGCGCCCTACCTACACCAACCTTAACCGACTCATTAGTCAGATTGTGTCCTCGATTACAGCCTCACTTCGCTTTGATGGTGCTTTGAATGTTGATCTGACAGAGTTCCAGACCAATTTagttccctatccacgtatccaTTTCCCTCTGGCTACCTATGCCCCTGTGATCTCAGCTGAGAAAGCTTATCATGAGCAACTGTCTGTAGCTGAGATCACCAATGCCTGCTTCGAGCCAGCAAACCAGATGGTCAAGTGTGACCCTCGCCATGGCAAGTACATGGCTTGCTGTCTGCTCTACCGTGGTGATGTAgtgccaaaagatgtcaacgtTGCTATTGGTGCCATCAAGACTAAACGCAGTATACAGTTTGTTGACTGGTGTCCAACTGGTTTCAAGGTTGGCATCAACTACCAGCCTCCCACTGCAGTACCTGGTGGGGACCTGGCCAAAGTGAAGCGTGCTGTGTGTATGCTGAGCAACACCACGGCCATCGCTGAAGCCTGGGCTCGCCTCGATCACAAGTTTGATCTGATGTACGCCAAGCGCGCCTTTGTGCATTGGTACGTGGGTGAGGGGATGGAGGAAGGGGAGTTCTCAGAGGCCCGTGAAGACATGGCAGCCTTGGAGAAAGATTACGAAGAGGTTGGCATTGATTCTTTTGAGGGTgaagaggaaggggaggaggagtatTAA